One genomic window of Evansella cellulosilytica DSM 2522 includes the following:
- a CDS encoding homoserine dehydrogenase produces the protein MTTKIAFIGFGGVGQTLAKLLYEKKDEFFKKYDLDFEVVAVSDVMKGSLYNPNGLNVSRLIETINKTGNLKAYSDESGLVRGMDSLETIKKSNADVIVEVTFTDVETGQPAIDHCKAAFKEGKSVVTTNKGPVALAYRELSKLAKENNAYWGFEGTVMSGTPALRLPLVTLAGNKIKEIRGILNGTTNYMITEMEKGCSYEEALKKAQNLGYAEADPTSDVDGFDARYKATILANYVMNTELKANDIPCVGIRNITNEKVSEALRENKVWRLIAKIKGDENGQVKASVQPELIEINDPLAGVSGATNAIVYECDLAGSIMLTGPGAGLTETAYSLLIDLLHFKNQ, from the coding sequence ATGACAACTAAAATTGCCTTTATTGGTTTTGGTGGAGTCGGTCAAACTTTAGCAAAATTACTGTATGAGAAGAAAGATGAATTCTTTAAAAAATATGATTTGGATTTTGAAGTAGTCGCGGTTTCGGATGTAATGAAAGGTTCTCTCTACAACCCTAATGGTCTTAATGTATCAAGATTGATTGAAACCATAAATAAGACAGGAAACTTGAAAGCGTATTCAGATGAGAGTGGTCTTGTAAGGGGGATGGATAGTCTAGAGACGATCAAGAAGAGTAATGCAGATGTAATTGTAGAAGTAACCTTTACTGACGTGGAAACGGGGCAACCAGCAATTGACCACTGCAAAGCTGCATTTAAAGAGGGAAAAAGTGTTGTTACCACAAATAAGGGGCCAGTAGCATTAGCATACAGAGAACTGAGCAAATTGGCAAAAGAAAATAATGCGTACTGGGGATTTGAAGGAACTGTGATGAGTGGAACACCAGCTTTAAGGTTACCGTTAGTCACACTTGCTGGCAATAAAATTAAGGAAATAAGAGGTATTCTAAATGGAACTACAAATTATATGATTACAGAAATGGAAAAAGGTTGTTCTTATGAGGAAGCTTTAAAAAAGGCACAAAACCTTGGTTATGCAGAAGCAGATCCAACAAGTGATGTAGATGGTTTTGATGCCAGGTACAAGGCGACAATTTTGGCTAACTACGTGATGAATACGGAGTTAAAAGCAAATGATATCCCGTGTGTTGGCATCCGTAATATTACGAATGAGAAGGTGAGTGAGGCGTTACGAGAAAACAAAGTGTGGCGATTAATTGCCAAAATAAAAGGTGATGAGAATGGGCAAGTAAAGGCATCAGTACAACCTGAATTAATCGAAATTAACGACCCACTTGCTGGTGTTTCTGGAGCAACAAATGCGATTGTATATGAATGCGATTTAGCGGGTTCAATTATGCTAACGGGGCCTGGAGCTGGCTTAACTGAAACAGCCTATTCATTATTGATTGATTTACTTCATTTTAAAAATCAATAA
- a CDS encoding M20 metallopeptidase family protein — translation MKTIAKCAENLKQELIEWRRYFHQYPELSFEESNTSDYIVRVLKSFGITDIETNIAEHGIVATISNGPGRVIALRADMDALPIQEKTNLKYASKNLNVMHACGHDAHMSMLLGASKLLNEEMKDDNLKGTIKFIFQPAEESANDEGLTGAPYFIKNGILDEVDAIISVHVCPWRKVGEIQVNEGPSMANIDNFELTISGKGGHGGYPHQTVDPIWISSFVLQGIYSLISRKIDPLHVGTISVGELKAEGSKNVIPEKVTIGGTIRSYKSTIRSQLIKELEAVAKICEAFGGTFDLTIQRGEPALYNDAAITRLMKKNAKRLYPDMKIIEEPFGMGGEDFGHMTAVVPGSMFFLGSAFEEKEFQLHTPQFQLNEKALPIGVAVLTACACDLINTEVRREADDN, via the coding sequence TTGAAAACTATTGCAAAGTGCGCAGAAAATTTAAAGCAAGAATTAATAGAATGGCGTCGTTATTTTCACCAATATCCCGAATTAAGTTTTGAAGAGTCTAACACGAGCGACTATATTGTGCGAGTGCTAAAATCTTTTGGCATCACTGACATTGAAACAAATATTGCAGAACATGGAATAGTAGCTACGATATCAAATGGTCCTGGGCGTGTTATTGCTCTTCGTGCAGATATGGATGCCCTTCCTATACAAGAGAAAACAAATTTGAAATATGCTTCTAAAAATTTGAACGTGATGCATGCTTGTGGGCATGATGCACATATGTCGATGCTACTAGGAGCATCGAAGTTATTAAACGAAGAGATGAAGGATGACAATTTGAAAGGCACGATAAAATTTATTTTCCAGCCTGCAGAAGAAAGTGCAAACGATGAAGGGCTAACAGGAGCACCTTACTTTATCAAGAACGGAATATTGGATGAAGTTGATGCAATAATTAGCGTGCATGTTTGTCCTTGGAGAAAAGTAGGGGAAATACAAGTAAATGAAGGTCCTAGCATGGCGAATATCGATAATTTTGAATTAACGATTTCAGGAAAGGGTGGTCATGGTGGCTATCCGCATCAAACAGTGGATCCAATATGGATTAGTAGCTTTGTTTTACAAGGGATATATAGTTTGATAAGCAGAAAAATAGACCCATTACACGTTGGAACGATTAGTGTCGGGGAGTTAAAGGCAGAAGGATCTAAAAATGTTATACCTGAAAAAGTAACCATTGGTGGTACGATCAGATCCTATAAATCTACTATTCGATCTCAACTCATCAAGGAATTAGAAGCGGTAGCGAAAATTTGTGAAGCTTTTGGTGGAACCTTTGATTTGACCATTCAACGAGGGGAACCAGCCCTATATAATGATGCTGCTATTACAAGACTCATGAAGAAAAATGCAAAAAGGTTGTATCCTGACATGAAGATAATTGAGGAACCGTTTGGTATGGGTGGTGAAGATTTCGGACATATGACAGCTGTTGTTCCTGGATCTATGTTTTTCTTAGGTAGTGCATTTGAGGAGAAAGAATTTCAGCTGCATACACCTCAATTTCAATTAAATGAAAAAGCACTTCCGATAGGCGTGGCAGTATTGACAGCGTGTGCTTGCGATTTAATAAATACTGAGGTAAGGAGGGAAGCGGATGACAACTAA
- a CDS encoding cystathionine gamma-synthase family protein produces MRDSKMGTRSIWAGERDYLAFGATQVPVVHSVSYGYEDMDEWYEVAIGNKKGHIYGRNTNPTVEAFEEKIRNLEDADAVTSFSTGMAAISNTLDTLLFPGDRIVSIKDTYGGTNKIFTEFLPKKKVEVVLCDTGDHEALEKEVEKGCKVLYLETPTNPTVKITDIERMAKAGKKVGATVIVDNTFATPINQNPLALGADLVIHSATKFLGGHADALGGAVCGSKDLVEAIYHYREINGATMDPMAAYLLLRGMKTLKLRIDKQNENALAIAKYLKTVDVVEDVFYPGLEEHIGHDIAKKQMRGFGGMLSFSVKGGMDTVRHFLPKLQFANRAANLGAVETIVGPARTTSHVECTPEERAAMGIPEGLIRYSAGIEDIEDLIGDLDQAFQSLPSKL; encoded by the coding sequence ATGAGAGATTCCAAAATGGGTACTCGATCTATTTGGGCTGGCGAGAGAGACTATCTAGCTTTTGGTGCAACACAAGTGCCAGTTGTGCACAGCGTTTCCTATGGGTATGAAGACATGGATGAATGGTATGAAGTAGCAATCGGAAATAAAAAGGGGCATATTTATGGGCGAAATACAAATCCCACTGTTGAGGCTTTTGAGGAAAAAATAAGAAATCTAGAGGATGCAGATGCTGTTACAAGCTTTTCAACAGGAATGGCAGCGATTAGTAACACTTTAGATACATTGTTATTCCCTGGAGATCGAATTGTTTCAATAAAAGATACGTATGGGGGAACGAATAAAATTTTTACTGAATTTTTACCAAAGAAAAAGGTAGAAGTCGTTTTATGTGACACAGGTGATCACGAAGCGCTTGAAAAAGAAGTTGAGAAGGGGTGCAAAGTGCTCTATTTGGAAACTCCAACAAACCCTACTGTTAAAATTACTGATATTGAAAGAATGGCGAAGGCAGGAAAAAAAGTAGGAGCGACTGTCATTGTAGATAACACGTTTGCAACACCAATTAATCAAAACCCACTTGCATTAGGTGCAGATCTCGTCATTCATAGTGCAACGAAATTTCTCGGAGGGCATGCAGATGCATTAGGTGGAGCTGTCTGCGGCTCAAAGGATTTAGTTGAAGCTATCTATCATTATCGTGAAATAAATGGCGCCACAATGGATCCGATGGCTGCTTATTTACTGTTAAGAGGAATGAAAACATTGAAGCTTAGAATTGATAAACAAAATGAAAATGCACTTGCCATTGCAAAATATTTAAAAACTGTAGATGTCGTTGAAGATGTATTTTATCCGGGTTTAGAGGAGCATATAGGGCATGATATTGCAAAGAAACAGATGCGCGGATTTGGAGGCATGTTAAGTTTTTCGGTCAAAGGTGGCATGGATACAGTTCGTCATTTCTTACCGAAGCTACAGTTCGCCAACAGAGCTGCAAATCTAGGTGCAGTGGAGACAATCGTTGGTCCAGCACGAACGACGAGTCATGTGGAATGTACACCTGAAGAGAGAGCGGCAATGGGGATTCCAGAAGGCTTAATTCGTTACTCAGCTGGGATAGAAGATATTGAAGACTTAATTGGTGATTTAGATCAAGCCTTTCAATCTTTACCATCCAAATTATGA
- a CDS encoding M24 family metallopeptidase translates to MLPFEMAEYQDRLRKTKERMVKSGVEVLLVTDPANINYLSGYDAWSFYVHQMLVVSLEDLQPVWIGRYQDANGARATTWIHDDNVISYPDYYVQSSFYHPMEYIAHKLEQMGHRKKYIGVEMDNYYFSAKAYDVLKTNLPDATFKDAGLLVNYVRLVKSDQEIEYMKKAGKIAEETMYKAVQSVKPGVRECDTAAQIYSQLISGTDEYGGDYPAIVPLLPSGRNTSIPHLTWSDRAYQEGDTVIIELAGCYKRYHVPIARTISVGSTSEQLKNISPVVVEGVNEVLNAVKPGVTCGELENVWRNSISKRGYEKEARLGYSIGLNYPPDWGEHTASIRKGDNTVLEPNMTFHLIPALWFNNYGIEISESFRVTENGCETFTNFPRDMIIHPPFMMNQHDGKIS, encoded by the coding sequence TTGCTACCGTTTGAGATGGCGGAATATCAAGATCGGTTACGGAAAACGAAAGAGAGAATGGTTAAATCGGGGGTTGAGGTTTTACTAGTAACAGATCCTGCTAATATAAATTATCTTTCAGGTTATGACGCTTGGTCGTTTTATGTGCATCAAATGCTTGTCGTTTCGCTGGAGGATCTCCAGCCGGTATGGATTGGAAGATATCAAGATGCTAATGGGGCAAGAGCTACGACTTGGATACACGATGATAATGTGATTTCCTATCCTGATTATTACGTACAATCATCCTTTTATCACCCAATGGAGTATATCGCTCACAAGTTAGAGCAAATGGGACATAGGAAGAAATATATAGGTGTAGAAATGGATAATTACTATTTCTCCGCAAAAGCTTACGACGTATTAAAAACGAATCTACCAGACGCGACATTTAAAGATGCAGGACTTCTAGTTAATTATGTTCGCCTCGTAAAATCAGATCAAGAAATAGAATATATGAAAAAAGCTGGCAAAATAGCGGAAGAAACAATGTATAAGGCGGTACAAAGTGTTAAGCCGGGAGTAAGAGAATGTGATACAGCAGCGCAAATATACTCTCAACTGATATCGGGTACCGATGAGTATGGAGGTGATTATCCAGCGATCGTACCTCTGTTACCTTCAGGAAGGAATACTTCTATACCACATTTAACATGGTCTGATAGAGCTTACCAGGAGGGTGACACAGTTATTATTGAGTTGGCAGGATGCTATAAACGGTATCATGTACCGATTGCACGTACTATTTCTGTAGGTTCTACTTCTGAACAGCTAAAAAATATTAGTCCAGTAGTTGTTGAAGGAGTAAATGAAGTATTAAATGCGGTTAAGCCAGGTGTAACTTGTGGGGAGCTAGAAAATGTTTGGAGAAACAGTATCTCAAAACGTGGATATGAAAAAGAAGCAAGATTAGGTTATTCAATAGGTTTAAATTATCCACCAGATTGGGGAGAGCATACTGCAAGTATTCGAAAAGGTGACAATACAGTGTTAGAGCCGAACATGACTTTTCATTTAATTCCTGCGTTATGGTTTAACAATTATGGCATTGAAATAAGTGAATCATTTAGAGTCACAGAAAATGGGTGCGAGACGTTTACAAATTTCCCGAGGGATATGATTATCCATCCACCATTTATGATGAATCAGCATGACGGAAAAATAAGTTAG
- a CDS encoding PucR family transcriptional regulator codes for MSLSVKDIVQLPIMKTSKVRTGKEWLKSRMVEWISVIEVPVENFVRKNEFVLSTGIGCEGDNLLLEKFVNDIIDSGASVLAFATGRYINDIPDRVIELANKHHLVLIEIPWEVRFGEILQIVLEEIHKEKQGERQQAEDVRQELINCVLHEKGLEDISSILYKHINMPIAIIDHSGQLRANKKFNEELLAVFNGEKKGTVQQIPSSDVLYSEHPLFHQMKEYLVHNHIFFLLPIVNNHHNQGSLLFHPVDREKLTTFVMNVLDHSLTACALYFVKENAVELTEVRLKDNFILELAQKYSEVTTQLISKAQLLGYDLARPYLCLVGEMTHNDRKKTLKVQGESLGSSSLQSRNYYLQKEITRAGKNLRRRTMTTFDEDEVIIFLEADNQPYMETANQFLDNIEERLYELLSHITFSWGIATHKDGHYAFHNSYEEAKTALKIGKQQKGLGERTFFSDTRINRLLMAISQEDAIATIVKDTLQPLLDYDEKRQTDLIYTFIIYNKYKGNVSQTARALNLHRQSLLHRLRNIESLTGLSLVDSDDLFLLELSVRLWMLKKFS; via the coding sequence ATGAGTTTATCTGTAAAGGATATCGTCCAGCTGCCAATTATGAAGACGTCAAAAGTAAGAACCGGCAAAGAATGGTTAAAAAGTAGAATGGTTGAATGGATTTCTGTCATTGAAGTGCCTGTGGAAAACTTTGTGAGAAAGAATGAATTTGTGCTAAGTACAGGGATTGGTTGTGAAGGGGACAATTTACTACTCGAGAAGTTCGTGAACGACATTATCGATTCAGGAGCATCTGTACTTGCATTTGCAACCGGTAGGTACATTAATGATATTCCAGATCGTGTCATAGAGCTCGCAAATAAACATCACCTTGTGTTAATTGAAATCCCTTGGGAAGTAAGGTTTGGTGAAATACTCCAAATCGTTCTTGAAGAGATCCATAAAGAAAAGCAGGGCGAACGGCAGCAAGCAGAAGACGTGAGACAAGAACTCATTAATTGTGTACTCCATGAGAAAGGGCTTGAAGATATATCAAGCATCCTATATAAGCATATAAACATGCCTATAGCGATCATTGATCACTCTGGGCAATTGAGGGCAAACAAAAAATTCAACGAAGAATTGCTAGCAGTTTTTAATGGGGAGAAAAAAGGTACCGTTCAACAAATACCGTCTTCGGATGTATTATATAGCGAGCATCCACTATTTCATCAAATGAAAGAATACTTAGTTCATAATCACATTTTTTTTCTACTTCCAATTGTTAATAATCATCACAATCAAGGGAGCTTGCTCTTTCACCCGGTCGACCGTGAAAAGCTCACGACTTTTGTGATGAATGTACTCGATCATAGTTTAACAGCTTGTGCACTTTATTTTGTAAAGGAAAATGCAGTCGAGCTAACAGAAGTTCGTTTGAAAGATAATTTCATTTTAGAGCTAGCACAAAAATATTCTGAGGTGACAACGCAGTTGATATCAAAGGCTCAGTTATTAGGCTATGATTTAGCAAGGCCGTATCTTTGCTTAGTTGGAGAAATGACCCATAACGATCGAAAAAAAACGCTTAAAGTGCAGGGGGAGAGTCTAGGTAGTTCTTCACTACAAAGTAGGAACTATTATTTACAAAAAGAAATCACGCGAGCCGGTAAAAATCTTAGAAGAAGGACGATGACGACTTTTGATGAGGATGAAGTTATTATATTTTTAGAAGCCGATAACCAACCATACATGGAAACAGCGAATCAATTTTTAGACAACATTGAAGAAAGGTTATATGAGTTATTATCTCATATCACTTTTTCTTGGGGCATTGCTACCCATAAAGACGGACATTATGCTTTTCATAATAGTTATGAAGAGGCAAAGACAGCGTTAAAAATTGGTAAGCAGCAGAAAGGGTTAGGGGAGAGAACATTTTTTAGCGATACGAGAATAAATCGTTTGCTCATGGCAATTTCTCAAGAAGATGCAATAGCAACAATTGTAAAAGATACGCTACAACCATTATTAGATTATGATGAAAAAAGACAAACAGATTTAATATACACGTTTATTATTTACAATAAGTATAAGGGGAATGTGAGTCAAACCGCACGAGCATTAAATTTACACAGGCAATCATTGCTTCATCGATTAAGAAATATTGAATCACTGACAGGCTTGTCCCTAGTCGATTCTGATGACTTATTTTTATTGGAGTTAAGTGTCAGGTTATGGATGTTAAAAAAATTCAGTTAA
- a CDS encoding SGNH/GDSL hydrolase family protein produces MKLKQGDRIVFIGDSITHAGRNEDPNGLGFGYVKMISDELIKAGMHIKIVNKGENGDRVIDLADRWQEDVIDIQPDWVSVSIGINDVWRQLDQPSISQIYPEAFTNIYEDLLDQVKNKTAAKIILMEPTIIEEDVMSKGNELLKPYVHAVHRLVEKYDCIIVPTHYVFIEALRTKSHGALTTDGVHMTPEGDKLIAHTWLKSIR; encoded by the coding sequence ATGAAGCTAAAACAAGGTGATCGTATAGTTTTTATCGGAGATAGTATAACACATGCCGGAAGAAATGAAGATCCTAATGGTCTAGGTTTTGGATACGTTAAAATGATCAGCGATGAATTAATAAAAGCTGGCATGCATATCAAAATAGTAAACAAAGGGGAGAATGGTGACCGTGTAATAGATTTAGCCGATCGTTGGCAAGAAGATGTTATCGACATCCAACCAGATTGGGTTTCCGTTTCAATTGGAATCAATGATGTGTGGAGACAGCTAGACCAACCAAGTATTTCTCAAATATATCCTGAGGCATTTACAAACATATATGAAGACCTCTTGGATCAAGTGAAAAATAAAACAGCTGCAAAGATTATTTTAATGGAACCGACTATTATAGAGGAAGATGTAATGTCAAAAGGAAATGAGCTTCTAAAGCCTTATGTACATGCAGTTCATCGGTTAGTTGAAAAATATGATTGTATTATCGTTCCAACGCATTATGTTTTTATCGAAGCATTAAGAACAAAATCACATGGAGCTTTAACGACGGACGGTGTTCACATGACGCCAGAAGGAGATAAATTAATAGCACATACATGGTTAAAATCAATTCGTTAG
- a CDS encoding AEC family transporter, whose amino-acid sequence MNIFTSVVLPVLLVFLLGFVVQKWKKVEIKPISTVAIYLMVPALVFRTFYTAELNIQYVYMIIFALVLLFSLILINKVYCRLMKYPVELESGLILSTAFKNAGNYGAPIILFAYGEVGFAFAVSYMVLQSIIMNVFGVYYASKGSAGMKSSVMAVLHMPATYAVLLALLLRYVPFQLPGNLFLTIDIIAEATIPTVMIILGMQLAKIKLGQFQWGHISYAVTVRLFISPLIAFFITLVLPMDPLLAKVLIVSAAMPSAATIVMYAIEFNAKPKLVSSVTLISTLLSILTITILLLLLQ is encoded by the coding sequence ATGAATATTTTTACATCAGTTGTATTACCAGTTTTGCTCGTATTTTTACTCGGATTCGTAGTTCAAAAGTGGAAGAAGGTTGAGATTAAACCGATATCAACGGTAGCTATTTATTTAATGGTACCAGCACTTGTTTTTCGGACTTTTTATACTGCCGAATTAAACATTCAATATGTTTATATGATTATTTTTGCATTGGTTTTATTATTTTCACTTATTCTCATTAATAAGGTATATTGTCGCTTGATGAAGTACCCTGTAGAACTAGAGAGTGGGTTAATCTTATCAACTGCATTTAAAAATGCAGGTAACTATGGAGCCCCTATCATTTTATTTGCTTATGGAGAAGTAGGCTTTGCCTTTGCAGTATCTTATATGGTTTTGCAATCAATCATCATGAACGTTTTTGGTGTGTACTACGCATCGAAAGGAAGCGCAGGAATGAAGAGCTCCGTTATGGCTGTATTACACATGCCCGCTACTTATGCTGTGCTACTTGCTTTACTATTAAGATACGTACCTTTTCAATTACCAGGAAACTTATTTTTAACTATAGACATTATTGCAGAAGCAACTATTCCAACCGTAATGATCATTTTAGGAATGCAGCTGGCTAAAATTAAGTTAGGGCAGTTTCAGTGGGGGCACATTTCCTATGCTGTTACTGTTAGGTTATTTATTTCTCCACTTATCGCTTTTTTTATCACGTTAGTTTTGCCAATGGATCCATTATTAGCAAAAGTGTTAATTGTTTCGGCAGCAATGCCTTCAGCGGCAACGATTGTGATGTATGCGATAGAGTTTAACGCCAAACCTAAGCTTGTATCAAGTGTAACTTTAATTTCGACTTTATTAAGTATCTTAACCATCACAATTTTACTGTTATTGTTGCAATAA
- a CDS encoding glycosyltransferase yields MKVLYITEKVPYTPGTADQIRAVQQIEGLVQAGIEVDCLFCHEQHLYKLTSDKVLAKLFNTSTGNVWSTSLNKKRIRQKIMSLFNGTPFRFSAFHIPELKTVIKELIDEANYDLIQIQGRLAHNIIDLQIDIPVLVDYIDVDSTYYKQHIEKTQNKLKLLYYKEQFRRVCNIENSVYSNFKAGMVHSNKDKEQILKKVDYGKIKVIPTYLEETECEEHTSNRKVIVFSCMMNNQAEMEAANRLVKNIFTPLKRNIEDLECWIVGTHLPKKIETLEKIEGVKINNNVKDSHQFYSDAFAYVNPADFGSGYQYAALHAAVHKCPIVTTHVVNESIGLTDEKDAFICETDDQFIKSIIELLENQSLGKRFAQRTERYVKNIYKKDYSMMQLIATYKELVEESDDTVIHPKKDDSEKILN; encoded by the coding sequence ATGAAAGTGTTATACATAACGGAAAAGGTGCCGTACACTCCCGGAACGGCAGATCAAATTCGAGCAGTTCAGCAAATCGAAGGCTTAGTACAAGCAGGTATAGAAGTCGATTGTCTTTTTTGTCATGAACAACACCTATATAAGCTAACAAGTGACAAAGTGCTAGCAAAACTATTCAATACGAGTACAGGAAACGTGTGGAGCACATCTCTAAATAAAAAAAGAATCCGACAAAAAATAATGAGTTTGTTTAATGGCACCCCCTTTCGTTTTTCCGCATTCCATATACCAGAGCTCAAAACAGTCATAAAAGAACTTATTGATGAAGCTAACTATGATTTGATACAAATCCAAGGGAGACTTGCACATAACATTATCGACTTACAAATCGATATCCCTGTTTTAGTAGATTATATCGATGTAGATAGCACATATTATAAGCAGCATATCGAGAAAACACAAAACAAATTGAAATTGCTTTATTACAAGGAGCAATTTAGGAGAGTTTGTAACATAGAAAATAGTGTCTATTCGAATTTTAAAGCAGGAATGGTTCATTCCAATAAAGATAAAGAACAAATTCTTAAAAAAGTAGACTATGGAAAAATTAAAGTCATTCCTACATATTTGGAAGAGACCGAGTGTGAAGAGCATACTAGCAATAGAAAAGTAATTGTATTCTCATGTATGATGAATAATCAAGCAGAAATGGAAGCAGCGAATCGGTTAGTAAAAAATATATTTACACCATTAAAACGGAATATAGAAGATCTTGAATGTTGGATTGTTGGTACTCATTTACCAAAAAAAATAGAAACACTTGAAAAAATAGAGGGGGTAAAGATAAACAACAATGTAAAAGACTCCCATCAATTTTATTCTGATGCTTTCGCGTATGTTAACCCCGCGGATTTTGGAAGTGGTTACCAATATGCGGCTTTGCATGCAGCCGTTCACAAGTGCCCAATCGTGACAACGCATGTTGTTAACGAGAGCATTGGTTTAACTGACGAAAAGGATGCATTCATATGTGAAACAGACGATCAATTTATAAAAAGTATAATAGAACTATTAGAAAACCAATCACTCGGGAAACGGTTTGCACAACGAACAGAGCGCTACGTAAAAAACATTTATAAAAAAGATTATTCGATGATGCAGCTAATTGCTACTTATAAAGAACTAGTGGAAGAGAGTGATGACACAGTCATTCATCCAAAGAAGGATGATAGTGAAAAAATACTTAATTAA
- a CDS encoding nitrate/sulfite reductase: MSEEKTIPLAVNGGIGFGAKLTPQQLVALGSYLDSNSEVEMTTFQQLIIHVKESHVDEVTHSLEKEGFSVYKVGSYVKSLRTCNFCKGAEEEGMPVAIELNRRIAGQEVPFTLRPAYTGCPNACGEPLINDIGVIKRNEHYELYIGGQAKGEDARTAVLLQDNLEPTQLYSLTDAVLELYRQNGRKRERMSKFIDRYGLENIKKHLKLGS, translated from the coding sequence ATGTCTGAAGAAAAGACGATACCACTAGCGGTTAATGGAGGTATTGGGTTTGGCGCAAAGTTGACACCTCAGCAATTAGTCGCTTTAGGTTCATATTTAGATTCAAATTCTGAAGTGGAAATGACGACATTTCAACAGCTTATCATTCATGTGAAAGAGAGTCATGTGGATGAAGTAACACACTCATTAGAAAAAGAAGGATTTAGCGTATACAAAGTTGGCTCCTACGTCAAAAGCTTAAGAACGTGTAATTTCTGTAAAGGAGCAGAAGAAGAAGGGATGCCAGTAGCAATAGAACTTAACAGAAGAATAGCGGGACAAGAAGTTCCTTTTACATTACGCCCTGCCTATACTGGGTGTCCAAATGCATGTGGAGAACCACTAATTAATGACATTGGTGTGATAAAAAGGAATGAACATTATGAATTATATATAGGTGGTCAGGCAAAGGGTGAAGATGCACGTACAGCAGTCTTATTACAAGATAATTTAGAGCCTACTCAATTGTATAGCTTAACAGATGCTGTATTAGAATTATATAGACAAAACGGTAGAAAAAGAGAGAGAATGTCAAAGTTTATAGATAGGTACGGGTTAGAAAATATTAAGAAACACTTAAAACTAGGTTCTTGA
- a CDS encoding LacI family DNA-binding transcriptional regulator encodes MSRRKVTMQQIAHTAGVSKYVVSKTLNGKPGVSDKTRQKILFVAKQLGYFKNNENVPMQPDSEPNDHTSFVLGVIPNRHYENQSSYWGKIIEGLSDGVHDKNWGLVIVTEEQPFKDMINTKGVKGIICVGHISTEMMLDLQQLHVPMVLVDHEDPLIAADSVFIDNYDGTYKLTKHLVTIGHENVLFVGDIGFASSFYDRFLGYRTALEQAGLQSSVQEPLKIAYTDQFAEQFSNWIEEEKGNQDFPTAFVCANDDIAQRVLETLHQHHIRVPEECSVTGFDNLDISLYTEPPLSTVQVLKEAIGKRAVEKLFWRFNHADFPIEKILIRGEIIIRRSVASK; translated from the coding sequence GTGTCAAGAAGAAAAGTAACGATGCAGCAAATTGCCCACACTGCAGGTGTTTCAAAATATGTAGTTTCTAAAACATTAAATGGGAAGCCAGGCGTAAGTGATAAAACGAGACAAAAGATATTATTCGTTGCGAAACAGCTAGGTTACTTTAAAAATAATGAGAATGTCCCAATGCAACCCGATAGCGAACCGAATGATCATACATCCTTTGTTTTAGGGGTTATTCCAAATCGTCATTATGAAAACCAATCCTCCTATTGGGGGAAGATTATTGAAGGATTATCAGATGGTGTTCATGACAAAAATTGGGGACTTGTCATTGTTACTGAGGAGCAGCCTTTTAAGGACATGATTAATACTAAAGGGGTCAAGGGGATTATTTGCGTAGGACATATTTCTACTGAGATGATGCTAGATTTGCAGCAGTTACACGTTCCGATGGTTTTAGTGGACCATGAGGACCCATTGATTGCAGCAGACTCTGTATTTATTGATAACTATGACGGTACATATAAGCTTACGAAACACCTCGTCACTATTGGACATGAAAATGTACTTTTTGTTGGTGACATTGGATTTGCTTCAAGTTTTTATGATAGATTTTTAGGCTATCGAACAGCATTAGAGCAAGCTGGTCTTCAAAGTTCCGTTCAAGAACCGTTAAAAATCGCCTATACGGATCAATTTGCAGAGCAGTTTTCTAATTGGATTGAAGAGGAGAAAGGGAATCAGGATTTCCCTACTGCCTTCGTTTGTGCTAATGATGATATCGCACAAAGAGTTTTGGAAACGTTACATCAACATCATATCCGTGTTCCAGAGGAGTGCTCAGTTACAGGCTTTGATAATTTAGATATTAGTTTGTATACAGAGCCACCGTTATCTACCGTTCAAGTGTTGAAGGAAGCAATTGGAAAGAGAGCTGTGGAAAAATTGTTTTGGCGTTTTAATCATGCTGATTTCCCAATCGAAAAGATTTTAATAAGAGGAGAAATAATAATAAGGCGATCTGTAGCCTCAAAATAA